A region from the Gemmatimonadota bacterium genome encodes:
- a CDS encoding dihydrofolate reductase family protein: MRKIRYQVACSLDGYIAGPKGECDWIVMDPDIDFSTLFAEFDTLFMGRLTFEGLEGGFPGMKTVVFSRTLRQKDHPEVTIVSDRVAERIAEIRAESGKDIWLFGGGELFRSLLELGCVDTVELAVVPILLGGGRPLLPSPAVRRNLTFTGSRLYEKSGIMLLRYTIATPGK, encoded by the coding sequence ATGCGCAAGATTCGATATCAGGTAGCGTGTAGCCTCGACGGGTACATCGCAGGGCCGAAGGGTGAATGCGATTGGATCGTGATGGACCCCGACATTGACTTCAGCACCCTCTTCGCGGAGTTCGATACTCTCTTCATGGGACGCCTGACCTTCGAGGGACTCGAGGGGGGATTTCCCGGAATGAAGACGGTCGTTTTTTCCCGGACGCTTCGCCAGAAGGACCATCCGGAGGTCACGATCGTCTCGGATCGCGTCGCGGAAAGGATCGCGGAAATCCGCGCAGAGTCGGGAAAGGACATCTGGCTCTTCGGAGGGGGGGAACTCTTTCGGAGCCTCCTCGAACTCGGTTGCGTAGATACAGTCGAACTTGCGGTGGTGCCCATTCTTCTCGGGGGTGGACGCCCACTCCTCCCCTCCCCCGCCGTTCGCCGGAACCTGACCTTCACCGGATCCCGCCTCTACGAAAAGTCGGGGATCATGCTCCTCCGCTACACGATCGCGACTCCTGGAAAATGA
- a CDS encoding disulfide bond formation protein B, whose product MSLYPGIVSALGGLAVVAFLLALGLAFALSASDGRGWLRHALAGREGTPLALGLFVALVATGGSLYLSEIANLTPCELCWYQRIAMYPLVPLWGIALARRDFGAWRYGLPLSLAGLAISAYHVTIQWMPALDVVRCGVGAPCTARYVAVFGFVSIPTMAGAAFVFISMLFSLARLIEKEARMGGVT is encoded by the coding sequence TTGAGCCTCTACCCTGGCATCGTGTCGGCGCTGGGCGGGCTCGCGGTCGTTGCCTTTCTCCTCGCCCTCGGGCTCGCCTTCGCTTTGTCGGCCTCCGACGGCCGCGGGTGGCTTCGGCACGCGTTGGCCGGCCGCGAAGGGACACCGCTCGCTCTCGGGCTCTTCGTTGCGCTCGTCGCCACGGGGGGAAGCCTCTATCTCTCCGAGATCGCCAATCTTACGCCGTGCGAGCTCTGCTGGTACCAGAGGATAGCCATGTACCCGCTCGTTCCTCTCTGGGGAATCGCGCTCGCGCGGCGCGACTTCGGCGCGTGGCGGTACGGCCTCCCGCTCTCGCTCGCCGGACTGGCCATTTCCGCCTATCACGTGACCATCCAGTGGATGCCCGCCCTCGACGTGGTGCGGTGCGGGGTGGGCGCCCCTTGTACCGCACGTTACGTCGCGGTCTTCGGATTCGTCTCGATTCCCACGATGGCCGGGGCCGCCTTCGTTTTTATCTCGATGCTCTTTTCCCTCGCACGCTTGATCGAAAAAGAGGCGCGGATGGGAGGCGTGACCTGA